In Candidatus Defluviilinea proxima, a single genomic region encodes these proteins:
- a CDS encoding thiamine diphosphokinase, with product MNRIIIFANGDLPDINKVRAILWDDDYIICADGGARHASSLDLKPALVIGDMDSADSGYIQALQADGVRIDRYPTDKNETDLELAILKAIELDPKEIVIVAALGGRLDQTLANIALLSDVRLSVFDIRLDDGVEEIFFCRDQAEVKGRSGDIVSLIPWGGEVTGVQTENLQWQLKKETLYSEKTRGISNEMLENVARVKISTGLLLIVHTRKS from the coding sequence TTGAATCGCATCATAATTTTTGCCAACGGCGACTTACCCGACATCAATAAAGTCCGTGCTATTCTGTGGGATGATGATTACATCATCTGCGCGGATGGTGGCGCACGCCACGCCTCTTCTCTGGACCTCAAGCCTGCCCTCGTCATAGGAGATATGGATTCCGCTGATAGCGGATACATCCAAGCTTTGCAAGCAGATGGTGTTCGCATTGATCGCTACCCTACTGACAAAAACGAAACTGACCTCGAACTCGCCATTCTCAAAGCCATCGAACTCGATCCCAAAGAGATCGTCATCGTTGCTGCCCTTGGTGGTCGCTTGGATCAAACCCTCGCCAATATTGCACTCCTTAGTGACGTTCGACTTTCGGTGTTTGACATTCGACTCGATGATGGGGTGGAGGAAATCTTCTTTTGCAGAGACCAAGCCGAAGTTAAAGGGCGAAGCGGTGATATCGTTTCGTTGATTCCGTGGGGTGGAGAAGTTACGGGCGTCCAAACTGAAAATCTTCAATGGCAATTGAAAAAAGAAACTCTATATTCTGAAAAGACGCGCGGCATCAGCAACGAAATGCTTGAGAATGTTGCACGTGTAAAAATCTCAACGGGTTTGCTCTTGATCGTGCATACTCGAAAATCATAA
- a CDS encoding thiamine ABC transporter substrate-binding protein, with translation MKKITLLLISFIFLLSACAPQATATPVPASSSTEVPAITEVSAPQTLTVMSHDSFAVSEDVVKAFEEANNAKLVFLQSGDAGAVLNKAILTKDAPLADVLFGVDNTFLSRALEADIFEAYASPELANIPDAFKLDASNNVSPVDYGDVCINYDKKYFSDNALAVPQSLEDLTKPEYTNLLAVENPATSSTGLAFLFATIAHFGEDGYVEYWKSLKANGTVVVDGWETAYYTNFSASSGKGPQPMIVSYGTSPAVEVIFADPPVDDAPTASVLGPDTCFRQIEFVGILKGTQNRALAEKFVDFMLSKQFQEDIPLQMFVYPANSTAVLPEVFTKYSQAPEQTATLASDVIAANRDKWIQEWTDAVMK, from the coding sequence ATGAAAAAAATAACACTACTACTTATATCTTTTATCTTTCTGCTTTCCGCTTGTGCGCCGCAAGCGACTGCAACGCCTGTTCCCGCAAGTTCATCTACAGAAGTGCCAGCCATTACGGAAGTTTCTGCACCTCAGACCTTGACGGTTATGTCTCACGACTCATTTGCTGTGAGTGAAGATGTTGTCAAAGCGTTTGAAGAAGCGAACAATGCCAAGCTTGTCTTCCTTCAAAGTGGAGATGCGGGTGCTGTGCTCAACAAAGCCATTCTCACCAAAGATGCGCCGCTTGCGGATGTGCTCTTCGGCGTGGATAACACGTTCCTCTCCCGTGCCCTCGAAGCGGATATTTTCGAAGCGTACGCCTCGCCTGAATTGGCAAATATCCCTGATGCCTTCAAACTCGACGCATCAAATAATGTGTCTCCCGTTGATTACGGTGACGTATGCATCAACTACGATAAAAAATATTTTTCCGATAACGCGCTCGCTGTGCCACAGAGCCTCGAAGATCTGACCAAGCCCGAATACACAAACCTGCTCGCAGTGGAAAATCCCGCCACATCCTCAACGGGGCTTGCCTTCCTGTTTGCCACGATTGCACACTTTGGTGAAGATGGCTACGTGGAGTATTGGAAATCTCTCAAAGCAAATGGCACCGTCGTTGTCGATGGCTGGGAGACCGCCTACTACACCAATTTCAGCGCATCTTCGGGCAAAGGACCTCAGCCGATGATCGTTTCGTACGGGACTTCTCCTGCTGTTGAAGTGATCTTTGCCGATCCACCTGTTGACGATGCTCCCACCGCCTCCGTTCTTGGACCCGATACCTGCTTCCGTCAAATCGAATTTGTCGGCATCCTCAAAGGGACTCAAAACCGCGCCCTCGCCGAAAAATTTGTGGACTTCATGTTGAGCAAACAATTCCAGGAAGATATTCCGTTGCAGATGTTTGTATATCCTGCAAATTCAACAGCTGTGTTGCCCGAAGTCTTCACCAAATATTCTCAAGCCCCCGAACAGACTGCCACCCTCGCATCCGATGTCATCGCCGCCAACCGCGACAAATGGATCCAGGAGTGGACAGACGCGGTGATGAAGTAA
- a CDS encoding response regulator: MAKILIAEDERDIRDLVAFTLRFAGHEVFAASNGEEAVEMAPKVNPDLILMDVRMPRMTGYEACKVMKANPDLKDIPVVFLSAKGQESEIQQGLEAGAEKYLLKPFAPDQLTVHVKEILAKFGK, from the coding sequence ATGGCTAAGATATTGATTGCAGAAGACGAACGCGATATCCGGGACCTGGTGGCTTTTACCTTGCGGTTTGCCGGGCACGAGGTATTTGCGGCATCCAATGGGGAGGAGGCCGTGGAAATGGCTCCCAAAGTCAATCCAGACCTCATTTTGATGGACGTGCGCATGCCGCGTATGACAGGCTATGAAGCCTGCAAGGTTATGAAGGCAAATCCCGACCTGAAGGATATTCCCGTTGTTTTTCTTTCGGCAAAAGGCCAGGAAAGCGAAATTCAACAGGGCCTGGAGGCCGGTGCTGAAAAATATTTATTGAAACCGTTTGCGCCCGATCAGTTGACGGTGCACGTAAAAGAAATTCTTGCAAAATTTGGGAAGTAA
- a CDS encoding GAF domain-containing protein: MFAGLGVGFFLILLALALLVPVLVTVALRQRNRKAAKSPRPISPFISPNSTKTNEAILLVQSGGRIEYINDTAREWFGLYPEDIPDLERLMRRIRPSEEFLGLCATSGQKRLSVGSQLVEASSYQVPGVYPQMLVAMKTVEFSKNIAETGEGSSILRLISEFGRDVSSSLDINDVLQATLLNVSQLISSDLLEIKTWDPSSQTLTPYTLESSGKSGVQRVKLSQFGSLTDSLVNQRKPLLVPDTRTPPSSVPYLNGNSPVQSYLGMPLIADDQLIGTLELGHLNPDALGQHDLELLQLVSSQIAYGLRNASLYSAEQKRSAELSGLANLAQAIGASNDYSNLIQRLIESITPLFSVDILGFLLYDDGKRTLEAQSPFLGLPSHIVDIYRAAVSFNSPAEAIVLEKKLIVTRNAATDQTWRELGLQTLAQAASLREAVLAPMISSERLVGYLQLSNHKGSVVEFSESELRLIETVARQAAGIIDNSVTVEQTRQRALRSDAMRRIASLAASTATIDEILRFSIQELARLFQGEIAAIFLHDEQVGDLRLHENSVFGATTETIATLNRLHVDPTQYRFTVSGSQKSFMSGRLSVDRRVLPSYRPLVTTLQVESAVVVPLIIRERSLGELMLGSRKAEFFNNYDLQIISTAAGQLASAVDDASRSTLTDETLRRRVEQLTSIARVSRELNATTDLRSLLDVVRDESLRTTRAQCGSILLFDVTASTNLLPVSLSIGCTHPETLSPVELKAIETGEPQLVADIKQVKNVQVHEGINSVMVVPIISNGKAAGLIHLHSTQVAYFDQDSLDVVQTLASQAAIAIGNIQRYQEQLQRSEILRRRADVLSHLSETSVMLNFEQPLEQSMRLIAQKISEATPFKAVLISVLESGDGLLRRVAGVGFPPDTLADLIARKQPFASLQQFLKPQFRIKRSYFVPVDQSPVVPADVHVVAFDADGRPQKSSPNTWHVNDTLITVLEDYQGTPLGVISLDSPRDGMRPDRATIEALDIFASQASFTIMGSTRLFDLRTQVESLSSGIERQQRLLTITQNDLPILLRKDLDQTIAIQNLDQRSQRVRAGLAITESVSRQLDSSSALQALARETLTQLGMSVALVSEVTSEGPRLTHVLGSVPRATNPDALFGQRNPLRTCLQSGEAILISTLDENLEWRETPLLTALHTKSLVCLPIKIDNRTVAAMMAISPEPMPAFTSEDLQVYHQIARQTSVILQNISLLNETRRRLQEVNLLLDFSRQLRDLDADRIVSSLLDSARKALSSAHAGVVLIWDEHINQLIPQAVSGYADNDAMKRITYNIGESLPGQVFETNRPIRLDEVQFARDYTFSTESQLLYRQATGGRLPVSSVLIPIQSGDQRVGVVVLDNFNTPSAFRPEDETLLLSLSQQVGLSLQNVRLVRTTQERAEQLEALTAASSSLTSSLKSTELVASLLDQLGPVIPYDTATLWIREKDRLTVAAARGFPDTERRLGLTIAMEDSALFKEMIRMQHGLLVGDIRQDPRFPTLEAPRLSWLGLPLISKSEVIGVLALEKWQAYYYSREHVQVGTTFASQAAVALENARLFEDSISRATDLDERSQRLALLNRFSSSLSGLLDEEKILQLTAQELQDALGAPRVSVVSFERGKAIWKYSNPKPGKKLPYTLPDAPIFRRLQESLGVFATDAVNAEPDLTPLGDFLGEGTQSLLIMPFVSASSLRALMFLHQNETIRFSLAEIELARTLTNQASIALENARLYQSTLMTAERFSILNDASYQIGANLDPEQIYVAVHSAAKKLMPVESFVISLLDDESDEIEGVYLVANDQRSPVTRIPRDEGLSGRVISTGEPIFVHGSDEVDALGAVTYGKVDAPRSVIAVPMLLGGRATGMLSAQSYQPNVYTEEDLQILSTLANQAIVAIQNGRLFNETQRLAQELEQRVIDRTAELLREQQNTETLLRILTEVSSSLDLDRALNRTLALLNDAIGAEQGTIMLRGADDNMLHYRAGYGYLSDKISGEGRGFKLKVGEGLAGWVVANREEVLIGDLLKDPRWVTTSSSSHEHRSAIVVPLLVAEDVIGVLMVFHRKVNFFSSERLNMVKAIAGQVSVAINNAHLYELIRDQAERLGTMLRREQEDASRSQAILEAVADGVLVTGSNNRITFLNNSAEDILDLQAGRVVGQPLDVFAGLFGKAAGSWMQTIRTWSDSPSDYKKGETYAEQLDLQNGRIILVHLAPVILQSDFLGTVSIFRDITHEVEVDRLKSEFVATVSHELRTPMTSIRGYTDVLLMGAAGAMNENQAHFLKIIKSNTERLNILVNDLLDISRLESARVTLSPQALDLRELAEDVIEDVLRRSQEENKAMALSLDAPKKLPPVYGDTERIRQILSNLVFNAYHYTPEGGTITVQVQPLNGGHQVQVDVKDNGVGIAVEDQERIFERFYRGEHPLVLATPGTGLGLSIVKQIVEMHKGNIWMKSSGIPGEGSTFSFTLPVYEKNEA, encoded by the coding sequence ATGTTTGCCGGGCTGGGAGTTGGCTTTTTTTTAATATTGCTGGCGCTGGCATTACTTGTGCCGGTGCTGGTGACTGTTGCATTGCGACAACGCAACAGAAAAGCGGCAAAATCTCCCCGGCCTATTTCGCCTTTTATTTCCCCTAACTCAACAAAAACAAATGAAGCAATTCTCCTCGTCCAGTCTGGCGGGCGAATTGAGTACATTAACGATACGGCGCGTGAGTGGTTTGGCTTATACCCGGAAGATATCCCGGATCTTGAGCGCTTGATGCGTCGCATTCGTCCTTCTGAAGAGTTCCTTGGCCTTTGTGCAACTTCTGGTCAGAAACGTCTCTCGGTTGGCAGTCAATTGGTAGAAGCGTCTTCCTACCAGGTGCCAGGTGTTTACCCTCAAATGCTTGTTGCAATGAAAACTGTAGAGTTTTCAAAGAACATCGCTGAGACAGGTGAGGGTTCTTCGATCCTGCGGTTGATATCAGAATTCGGCAGAGATGTTTCTTCCAGTCTTGACATCAATGATGTATTGCAAGCTACTTTGTTGAATGTATCGCAATTGATTTCTTCTGATTTGCTTGAAATCAAAACTTGGGACCCTTCCTCCCAAACACTCACACCATATACCTTGGAATCCTCTGGTAAGTCTGGTGTTCAACGTGTCAAACTCTCTCAATTTGGTAGTTTGACCGATTCCCTTGTGAATCAGCGTAAACCCCTTCTTGTGCCGGATACCCGCACGCCTCCATCTTCTGTGCCATATTTGAACGGCAATTCTCCTGTTCAATCCTACCTTGGCATGCCCCTTATTGCTGACGATCAATTGATTGGTACATTGGAGTTGGGACATCTCAATCCAGATGCACTTGGGCAACATGATCTTGAATTATTACAGCTCGTCTCATCACAGATTGCTTACGGTCTTCGTAATGCATCGCTTTACTCTGCGGAACAAAAACGTTCGGCGGAACTAAGCGGGCTTGCCAACCTCGCGCAGGCGATTGGTGCATCGAACGATTACAGCAACCTGATCCAGCGGTTGATCGAAAGCATCACACCGCTTTTCTCTGTTGATATCCTTGGCTTCTTGCTGTATGACGATGGCAAACGGACATTGGAGGCGCAGTCTCCATTTCTTGGCCTGCCATCGCATATTGTTGATATTTATCGCGCCGCCGTTTCGTTTAATAGCCCTGCTGAAGCCATTGTCCTTGAAAAGAAGCTTATTGTCACGCGTAATGCCGCAACAGATCAAACTTGGCGCGAACTTGGATTGCAAACCCTTGCACAAGCCGCAAGTCTGCGTGAGGCGGTTCTTGCTCCAATGATCTCCAGCGAGCGGCTCGTGGGTTACCTCCAGCTTTCCAATCATAAAGGTTCTGTGGTTGAGTTTTCAGAGTCTGAGCTTCGATTGATCGAAACTGTTGCCCGTCAGGCCGCTGGCATTATCGATAATTCTGTGACTGTTGAACAGACCCGTCAACGTGCATTACGTTCTGATGCCATGCGGCGTATTGCCAGCCTTGCAGCATCTACAGCAACCATCGACGAAATCCTGCGTTTCTCTATTCAAGAACTTGCGCGTCTATTTCAGGGAGAGATAGCCGCCATCTTTTTACATGATGAGCAAGTGGGTGATCTTCGCCTCCACGAAAACTCCGTTTTTGGTGCAACAACAGAGACGATAGCCACCCTCAATCGTTTGCACGTAGACCCTACACAATACCGTTTCACTGTATCCGGTAGTCAGAAATCATTTATGTCTGGGCGTCTTAGTGTAGACCGTCGCGTATTGCCTAGCTACCGTCCCTTGGTGACAACTCTTCAAGTGGAATCAGCCGTTGTCGTCCCGCTTATTATCCGTGAGCGCAGTCTCGGTGAACTGATGCTTGGAAGCCGTAAGGCCGAGTTCTTCAATAATTACGATCTTCAGATCATTTCGACAGCCGCTGGGCAACTTGCGTCTGCCGTTGATGATGCATCCCGTTCTACACTTACAGATGAGACATTACGTAGGCGTGTTGAACAACTCACATCTATCGCACGTGTCAGCCGCGAACTCAACGCCACAACAGACTTACGGTCTCTTTTGGATGTAGTGCGTGACGAAAGCCTGCGAACGACTCGTGCACAATGCGGTTCCATTCTGCTTTTCGACGTAACCGCCTCAACTAACCTTTTGCCTGTTTCACTTTCAATTGGCTGTACTCACCCTGAGACCCTTTCACCTGTGGAATTGAAAGCCATTGAAACCGGCGAACCTCAATTGGTCGCGGATATCAAACAGGTTAAGAATGTCCAGGTGCATGAAGGCATTAATTCGGTTATGGTTGTGCCAATCATCAGCAATGGTAAGGCCGCTGGTTTGATTCATTTGCATTCCACGCAGGTTGCATATTTTGATCAGGATTCGCTTGACGTTGTACAAACCCTTGCATCACAAGCCGCGATCGCTATCGGGAATATCCAGCGTTATCAGGAACAGCTTCAGCGCTCCGAAATTCTCCGTCGTCGTGCCGATGTTCTCTCACATTTATCCGAAACCAGCGTGATGTTGAATTTTGAACAGCCGCTTGAGCAATCTATGCGGCTCATAGCACAGAAGATCAGTGAAGCGACACCTTTCAAGGCAGTCCTTATCAGCGTTTTGGAATCAGGTGATGGATTATTAAGGCGTGTTGCCGGGGTAGGGTTCCCTCCCGATACACTGGCAGACCTTATAGCTCGTAAACAACCATTTGCAAGCCTTCAACAGTTTCTTAAACCTCAATTCCGAATTAAGAGATCATATTTTGTTCCTGTAGATCAATCGCCTGTTGTCCCGGCAGATGTACATGTGGTTGCGTTTGATGCGGATGGGCGACCTCAAAAGTCTTCTCCCAACACATGGCATGTTAATGACACCCTCATAACTGTGCTTGAAGATTATCAGGGGACCCCACTTGGGGTGATTAGCCTCGATTCCCCGCGTGATGGCATGCGCCCAGACCGTGCAACCATCGAAGCGTTGGATATATTTGCCTCACAGGCATCTTTTACAATCATGGGAAGTACTCGCTTGTTTGATCTGCGTACTCAGGTTGAATCTCTTTCATCGGGTATTGAAAGACAACAGCGATTACTTACGATCACTCAGAACGATCTCCCGATCCTTCTCCGTAAGGATCTTGACCAAACTATTGCCATTCAAAATCTCGATCAACGCTCGCAACGTGTGCGTGCTGGCCTAGCCATTACTGAATCTGTTAGCCGCCAATTGGACTCGTCATCAGCGTTACAAGCATTGGCCCGTGAAACCCTGACACAGCTTGGCATGTCCGTTGCACTCGTGAGCGAAGTAACCTCCGAAGGTCCGCGTTTGACACATGTTTTAGGGAGTGTCCCTCGCGCGACCAACCCGGATGCTTTGTTTGGACAACGGAACCCGCTTCGGACATGTTTACAGAGCGGCGAAGCCATCCTGATCTCAACTTTGGATGAAAATCTCGAATGGCGCGAGACGCCCTTGTTGACAGCTTTGCATACGAAGTCTTTGGTTTGCTTGCCGATCAAAATTGATAATCGAACAGTGGCCGCGATGATGGCGATCAGCCCTGAACCAATGCCTGCATTTACCAGCGAAGACCTGCAGGTGTATCACCAGATCGCCCGTCAAACATCAGTTATTCTTCAAAACATTTCCCTGCTCAATGAAACACGCAGACGCTTGCAGGAAGTAAATCTTCTGCTTGATTTCAGCCGTCAATTGCGTGACCTTGATGCAGACCGTATTGTTAGCTCCTTGTTGGATAGTGCTCGTAAAGCATTAAGCTCCGCACATGCAGGCGTCGTACTGATCTGGGACGAACATATCAATCAATTGATCCCTCAAGCGGTATCTGGGTATGCGGATAATGATGCCATGAAGCGCATTACCTACAACATCGGAGAGTCGTTGCCGGGTCAGGTGTTTGAAACGAATCGTCCCATACGATTGGATGAAGTGCAATTTGCCCGCGATTACACCTTCTCGACCGAAAGCCAGTTGTTGTATCGTCAGGCCACTGGCGGGCGGCTTCCTGTTTCAAGTGTGTTGATACCCATTCAGTCGGGTGATCAGCGGGTGGGTGTGGTCGTATTGGATAACTTCAATACGCCGTCTGCCTTCCGCCCTGAGGATGAAACCCTTCTCCTTTCTCTCTCGCAACAGGTTGGCTTATCGCTTCAGAACGTCCGCCTCGTTCGTACAACGCAAGAACGTGCGGAACAATTGGAAGCCCTTACTGCCGCTTCTTCAAGTCTGACCTCTAGCTTGAAGAGTACTGAATTGGTGGCTTCACTCCTCGACCAACTTGGACCGGTGATCCCATACGATACAGCCACTTTGTGGATCCGTGAAAAAGACCGCCTAACGGTTGCCGCCGCACGTGGCTTCCCAGATACTGAACGACGTCTTGGCCTGACCATTGCGATGGAAGACAGCGCACTCTTCAAGGAAATGATCCGAATGCAACATGGGCTTTTGGTCGGTGACATTCGGCAAGACCCACGCTTCCCAACGCTTGAAGCCCCGCGTCTATCCTGGCTTGGTTTGCCTCTTATCTCGAAGAGCGAAGTGATTGGTGTGTTGGCTCTCGAAAAATGGCAGGCTTATTACTATTCACGTGAACATGTGCAGGTTGGAACCACCTTTGCAAGCCAGGCGGCGGTTGCCCTTGAGAATGCAAGGTTGTTTGAAGATAGCATCAGCCGAGCCACAGACCTCGATGAAAGATCGCAACGCCTAGCGCTCTTGAACCGCTTCTCTTCATCGCTCAGCGGTTTGCTTGACGAAGAGAAGATTCTTCAGCTTACTGCACAGGAATTACAGGATGCACTGGGTGCGCCCCGTGTTTCTGTTGTTTCATTTGAGCGCGGTAAGGCGATCTGGAAATATTCCAACCCGAAGCCGGGTAAGAAGCTTCCCTATACATTGCCTGATGCGCCGATTTTCCGTCGCTTGCAGGAATCGCTTGGTGTGTTTGCAACAGATGCGGTGAACGCAGAGCCGGACCTGACACCCTTAGGAGACTTTTTGGGTGAAGGGACACAGTCCCTTTTGATAATGCCGTTTGTCAGTGCGTCATCTTTACGGGCTTTAATGTTCCTTCATCAGAATGAAACAATCCGCTTTAGCCTTGCCGAGATCGAGTTGGCACGCACATTGACCAATCAGGCGTCCATAGCCCTTGAAAATGCGCGTTTGTATCAATCTACCTTGATGACTGCTGAACGGTTCTCGATCCTCAATGACGCAAGTTATCAGATTGGCGCAAACCTTGACCCTGAGCAGATTTATGTTGCCGTACATAGCGCAGCTAAAAAACTCATGCCAGTTGAGTCCTTTGTGATTAGTCTTTTGGATGATGAATCAGATGAGATCGAAGGCGTTTACCTTGTAGCCAATGACCAGCGCTCTCCTGTAACTCGCATCCCACGTGACGAAGGACTGAGTGGCCGCGTAATATCAACTGGCGAACCTATATTTGTACATGGCTCTGATGAAGTGGATGCGCTGGGAGCTGTTACTTATGGAAAGGTTGATGCACCTCGTTCTGTTATAGCAGTCCCGATGTTACTTGGCGGACGTGCGACCGGTATGCTTTCTGCACAGAGTTATCAGCCAAATGTTTATACAGAGGAAGATCTCCAAATTCTCAGTACGCTTGCCAATCAGGCTATTGTAGCGATCCAGAACGGACGTTTGTTCAATGAGACACAACGGCTAGCGCAGGAACTCGAACAGCGTGTTATTGACCGTACTGCTGAATTGTTGCGCGAACAACAAAATACAGAGACGCTTCTCCGTATCCTTACAGAGGTCTCTTCCAGCCTTGATTTAGACCGTGCCTTAAACCGTACGCTTGCATTGCTGAATGACGCCATTGGCGCCGAACAGGGTACGATTATGCTACGTGGCGCAGATGACAATATGTTGCATTACCGTGCTGGCTATGGTTACCTCTCCGATAAGATCAGTGGCGAAGGACGTGGTTTCAAGCTTAAAGTGGGTGAAGGGTTGGCCGGTTGGGTCGTAGCAAACCGCGAGGAAGTTTTGATCGGCGACCTGTTGAAAGATCCGCGTTGGGTGACCACATCCTCCTCTTCTCATGAGCACCGCAGTGCAATCGTCGTGCCCTTGTTGGTAGCGGAAGATGTTATCGGCGTATTGATGGTGTTCCACCGTAAGGTCAACTTCTTTAGCTCTGAGCGCTTGAACATGGTGAAGGCAATTGCAGGGCAGGTTTCGGTCGCGATTAATAATGCCCACCTGTATGAATTGATCCGCGATCAGGCTGAAAGACTTGGTACTATGCTTCGTCGTGAGCAAGAAGATGCCAGCCGTTCACAGGCTATTCTCGAAGCTGTGGCTGATGGTGTCCTTGTCACTGGCTCGAACAATCGTATTACCTTCTTGAATAACTCCGCTGAGGATATTCTTGATCTTCAGGCTGGGCGTGTTGTTGGGCAACCTCTTGATGTATTTGCTGGCTTGTTTGGCAAGGCTGCCGGTTCATGGATGCAGACGATCCGCACGTGGTCAGATTCGCCGTCCGATTATAAAAAAGGTGAGACCTACGCGGAACAATTGGATCTGCAAAATGGACGTATTATTTTGGTCCACCTTGCTCCGGTCATTTTGCAAAGTGACTTTTTGGGTACGGTATCCATTTTCCGCGATATTACTCATGAGGTCGAAGTGGACAGGCTCAAGTCGGAGTTTGTTGCTACAGTCAGTCATGAGCTTCGTACGCCAATGACATCCATTCGAGGTTATACGGATGTCCTTTTGATGGGTGCCGCAGGTGCTATGAATGAGAATCAGGCACACTTCCTGAAGATCATTAAGAGCAACACGGAACGGCTTAATATTTTGGTAAATGATCTGTTGGACATTTCTCGTCTCGAATCGGCGCGTGTGACCCTTTCGCCTCAGGCATTGGACTTACGTGAACTGGCTGAAGATGTGATTGAAGATGTTCTGCGTCGATCACAGGAAGAAAACAAAGCAATGGCGCTTTCTTTGGATGCTCCGAAGAAACTGCCGCCAGTTTATGGTGATACAGAGCGTATCCGTCAGATATTGAGCAATCTTGTTTTCAATGCGTACCACTATACCCCTGAAGGCGGTACGATTACGGTTCAGGTCCAACCATTAAATGGTGGACATCAAGTGCAAGTGGACGTGAAAGATAATGGCGTAGGGATCGCCGTGGAAGACCAGGAACGTATCTTTGAACGGTTCTATCGAGGTGAACATCCTCTGGTTCTGGCAACACCGGGAACTGGTTTGGGTCTCTCCATCGTCAAACAGATCGTGGAGATGCATAAAGGAAACATCTGGATGAAAAGTAGCGGCATCCCTGGTGAAGGAAGCACATTCTCCTTTACCTTGCCTGTCTATGAAAAGAATGAGGCATGA
- a CDS encoding alpha/beta hydrolase translates to MSAILLEGSIVHYEVLGRGRPVIFLHGWVGSWKYWIASMQVTSTSFRAYALDLWGFGDTAHNTLKYSLDEQVKLMDAFLNEMGIGKIALVGHGLGALVAMKFAIRYRQSVDRVMAINCPLNYEAVSQRLRTAPPQELSDWLSNRSPEANTALSDAPKADGKAIAESMVGLQADNLFGSFRNLDVPCLLVYGEKDQAITLPTYEAATSTFTHQVVLDSSGHFPMIEETIKFNRLLTDFLALPSGVSPSELQMKEEWKRRVR, encoded by the coding sequence TTGAGCGCTATTCTTCTTGAAGGCTCCATTGTACATTACGAAGTACTGGGACGAGGTCGCCCGGTGATCTTCCTGCACGGCTGGGTTGGCTCATGGAAATATTGGATCGCTTCCATGCAAGTCACCTCAACCTCCTTCCGCGCCTATGCACTGGACCTTTGGGGATTTGGAGATACCGCTCACAACACGTTGAAGTATTCACTTGATGAGCAAGTGAAATTAATGGATGCCTTCCTCAATGAAATGGGGATCGGCAAGATCGCTCTCGTAGGCCATGGACTGGGCGCGCTTGTTGCCATGAAATTTGCCATCCGCTATCGCCAGAGTGTGGACCGGGTGATGGCGATCAACTGTCCGTTAAATTATGAGGCGGTCAGTCAACGTTTGAGAACAGCCCCACCACAGGAACTTTCCGATTGGTTGTCCAATCGTTCACCTGAAGCGAATACTGCTTTGTCTGATGCTCCGAAGGCCGATGGCAAAGCGATCGCTGAATCGATGGTTGGTTTGCAGGCCGATAATTTATTTGGGAGTTTCCGTAATCTGGATGTGCCATGTCTTTTGGTGTACGGTGAAAAAGATCAGGCCATTACACTGCCCACATATGAGGCCGCTACATCCACGTTCACTCATCAGGTGGTGCTCGATAGTTCTGGTCATTTCCCCATGATCGAAGAGACCATCAAATTCAATCGCCTGCTCACCGACTTCCTCGCGCTTCCTTCGGGCGTCAGCCCCAGTGAGCTCCAAATGAAGGAAGAATGGAAACGCAGGGTTCGATAA